Sequence from the Streptosporangiales bacterium genome:
CGTGATCGTCGATCAACACGTACAGTGCGGTCAGGAGGGTGTTCAGATCTTTGCTCACACATCGAACATGAACACCCTCCCCCACATCCACGGCCACGACGCGCCCAGGCCCTTCAAGGAATCACTCATCTAGGCCGACGCAAGCGCGGCGAGCTCAGAGCTCGACGCCGAGCAGGGCGTCGGTGGCCGCGCGGACCAGGCCGGGGGCCTCGGTGTCGTCGCCCTCGCCTCGGTGCACCGCCTCGGCCCACGCGTCGATCGCCGCGAGTGCGCCCGGCGCGTCGAGGTCGTCGGCGAGTCGCTCGCGCAACGCGGTGAGCACCTCGGTGCCGGACGGCCCGGCAGCTGCCGATGCCGCGGATCGCCATGACGCGAGCCGCTCCGACGCCTCCGTGAGGTCCTCGGCGCGCCACTCCCAGTCCGACCGGTAGTGGTGCGCGAGCACGCCCAGCCTGATCGCCATCGGGTCGGCGCCCTGCTCGCGCAGGTGCGACACGAAGACCAGGTTGCCCTTCGACTTCGACATCTTCTCGCCGTCGAGCGCCACCAGACCCGCATGCGAGTGCACGTACGGGCCACGGTCCCCCGTCGCCACCCGGGCGTGTGACGTGCTCATCTCGTGGTGCGGGAACACCAGGTCACGACCGCCGGCCGCGACGTCGTACGTCGTGCCCAGCTCGGTCAACGCGATCGCCGCACACTCGACGTGCCAGCCCGGCCGACCCGGGCCGAACGGGGAGTCCCAGGACGGCTCACCCTCCCTGGCACGACGCCACAGCTGTGGATCGACGGGATCCTGCTTGCCGGGCCGCTCGGGGTCGCCGCCGTTCTCCGCCGACAACCGCACCATCGCGTCGTGGTCGAGGTGGGACACCGATCCGAAGTCGGGATCGACCCGGACAGGGTAGTAGAGATCACCCTGCAGGTCGTAGACGGCCCCGCTGCCCTTCAGCGTCTCGATCATGTCCGCGATCTGCGGGATCGCCTCCACCGCACCGACGAACGCCGCCGGCGGCACCAGACGCAACGCGACCATGTCGTTGCGGAAGCGCTCGATCTCACGTTCCGCGAGCTCACGCCAGTCCTGGTCGTCGCGTTGCGCACGTTCGAGCAGCGGGTCGTCGACATCCGTGACGTTCTGGACGTACCGCACCTCGTGACCAGCGTCACGCCAGATCCGCACGATGAGATCGGACGCCACGTACGTCGCGGCGTGCCCGAGGTGCGTGGCGTCGTACGGGGTGATGCCACACGTGTACATCCGCGCGGTCGACGACTGCGGTGTGGGAAGTCGTGTGCCGCTCGCGGTGTCGTGCAAGGCGAGCTGCCGCCCCGATCCGGGAAGTCGCGGCAGGGAGGGGGCGGTCCACGAGTCCATGAACGAGAGCCTAACCGGACGTGACGGCAGCCGTGTCCGCTCACACTCGTCCCGGCGACCGGACACCGCTGGGGACCTCACTCGGGGTCTGCACCACTACCGGGGACCCCACGTGGGGGAGGTCAGAACGGTGGCCAGGGGACGGCGGGCCAGTCGTCCGACGGCTCCGGGTGCGTACCCGCGGCGAGCAGCCGCTGCACCCGCGCCCGCGTGCGGCCCACCTCCTCCGCCGACAGCAACGAACCGAGCCGCACCGCCAGTTCTCCGCCCCGGACGAGCTGCCGCGCGAGCTGGTCGAGCGTCCGCACCGCCTCGTCTGGGAGCGGGTCGCCCGCCCACTGCCACAGCACCGTGCGGAGCTTGTCGTCGACGGAGAAGCACACGCCGTGGTCCACGCCGTAGACGTGGCCGTCGGAGACCGGCAGCAGGTGGCCACCCTTGCGGTCGGCGTTGTTGATCACGGCGTCGAACACGGCCATCCGCCGGAGCTCCCCCGACCCGCCGCGGATCAGCCCCACGAGGTCGACGCCCTCGTCCGCGTCGATCCACAGCTGGCACATGCCCGGCCCGAACGGTCCCTCCCGGCGGGCCACCGTCGGCGGGACGATCCGCCAGCCGGTCGCCTCGGAGACCGTGTACGCGGCGACCTCGCGGTCGGCGAGGGTGCCGGTCGGGAAGTCCCACAGCCGCCGCTCCCCCTTGACCGGCTTGTACACGCAGGTGGCCTCGACGCCGTCGAGCTCCACCTGGCAGTAGAACGTCGCGTTCGACGCGTCGACGAGACGGCCCACCAGCTCGAGCTCACCGTGTCGCAACAGCCGCAGCGGATCCTCAGGGACCGCCGACGCGGCCGGGTGCTCGGTCACGTAGCGGGACGCTTGCCGTTGGTCCGCGGACAGACGTGGCCGTCCGCGTCGAGCGGCAGGCCGCAGAAGGGACAGGCGGGCCGGCCGGCGGAGACGAGCGCCTGGGCGCGCTTGCTGAAGGCGCGCGCCGCACCGGGGTCGAGGTGGACGCGCAGCAGGTCGGGGCCCTCCTCATCATCGGCGTCGTCTTCGACGTCGGGTTCTGGCTCGGGCTCGGGCTCGGCGTCGTCGCCCTCCTCGCCCGGCGCCTCCG
This genomic interval carries:
- a CDS encoding cysteine--1-D-myo-inosityl 2-amino-2-deoxy-alpha-D-glucopyranoside ligase — encoded protein: MDSWTAPSLPRLPGSGRQLALHDTASGTRLPTPQSSTARMYTCGITPYDATHLGHAATYVASDLIVRIWRDAGHEVRYVQNVTDVDDPLLERAQRDDQDWRELAEREIERFRNDMVALRLVPPAAFVGAVEAIPQIADMIETLKGSGAVYDLQGDLYYPVRVDPDFGSVSHLDHDAMVRLSAENGGDPERPGKQDPVDPQLWRRAREGEPSWDSPFGPGRPGWHVECAAIALTELGTTYDVAAGGRDLVFPHHEMSTSHARVATGDRGPYVHSHAGLVALDGEKMSKSKGNLVFVSHLREQGADPMAIRLGVLAHHYRSDWEWRAEDLTEASERLASWRSAASAAAGPSGTEVLTALRERLADDLDAPGALAAIDAWAEAVHRGEGDDTEAPGLVRAATDALLGVEL
- a CDS encoding SCO1664 family protein codes for the protein MTEHPAASAVPEDPLRLLRHGELELVGRLVDASNATFYCQVELDGVEATCVYKPVKGERRLWDFPTGTLADREVAAYTVSEATGWRIVPPTVARREGPFGPGMCQLWIDADEGVDLVGLIRGGSGELRRMAVFDAVINNADRKGGHLLPVSDGHVYGVDHGVCFSVDDKLRTVLWQWAGDPLPDEAVRTLDQLARQLVRGGELAVRLGSLLSAEEVGRTRARVQRLLAAGTHPEPSDDWPAVPWPPF